In the Actinomycetota bacterium genome, one interval contains:
- a CDS encoding ABC transporter ATP-binding protein: MPEVEISIKGLTKSFGPQTVLEDITCDIPQGKITLMLGPSGTGKSVFLKHLVGLLKPNRGEIWIGNKNVPALNEKELYEVRRKFGVLFQDGALFGSMNIFDNVAFPLRQHTKKKESEVKSIVEEKLSMVGLTGAEKKLPGEISGGMKKRAGLARALVLDPQIVLFDEPDSGLDPVRTAFLNVLTMDLNKQLGATFIVVTHDIATAKQVADYIGMLYRRNLVKFGPAREMFTSDIPVVRQFLSGDTEGPIGMSEEKDSTKTGDATRSPSDVQSSRGMTAEETEEMERDAGARGDGETEVRDRDDEDADFETQRAKESYGAAPRRKTI, encoded by the coding sequence ATGCCTGAAGTAGAGATCAGTATCAAAGGGCTGACCAAATCGTTCGGTCCTCAGACGGTGCTGGAAGACATCACCTGCGATATCCCGCAGGGCAAGATCACGTTGATGCTCGGTCCTTCGGGGACCGGAAAGAGCGTGTTCCTCAAGCATCTGGTCGGCCTGCTGAAGCCGAACCGCGGCGAGATCTGGATCGGTAACAAGAACGTTCCGGCGCTGAACGAGAAAGAGCTCTACGAGGTCCGTCGGAAGTTCGGGGTCTTGTTCCAGGACGGAGCCCTCTTTGGCTCGATGAACATCTTCGACAACGTCGCCTTTCCGCTTCGCCAGCACACCAAGAAGAAGGAGAGCGAGGTCAAGTCCATCGTCGAGGAGAAGCTGTCGATGGTCGGGCTGACCGGCGCCGAGAAGAAGCTTCCCGGCGAGATCTCGGGCGGGATGAAGAAGAGGGCGGGCCTCGCTCGCGCTCTCGTCCTCGACCCACAGATCGTCCTGTTCGACGAGCCCGACTCGGGCCTAGACCCCGTTCGCACCGCTTTCTTGAACGTGCTGACGATGGACCTGAACAAGCAGCTCGGCGCCACCTTCATCGTGGTGACGCACGACATCGCGACCGCGAAGCAGGTCGCGGACTACATCGGGATGCTCTACCGCAGGAACCTCGTGAAGTTCGGCCCCGCGCGCGAGATGTTCACGTCGGATATCCCGGTCGTACGCCAGTTCCTGTCCGGTGACACCGAGGGCCCCATCGGCATGTCTGAAGAGAAGGACTCGACCAAGACCGGCGATGCCACCCGCAGCCCCTCCGACGTCCAGAGCAGCCGTGGGATGACCGCCGAGGAGACCGAGGAGATGGAGCGCGACGCGGGCGCCCGGGGCGACGGCGAGACCGAGGTCCGCGACCGCGACGACGAGGACGCCGATTTCGAGACGCAGCGGGCGAAAGAGAGCTACGGCGCGGCCCCCAGAAGGAAAACGATCTAG
- a CDS encoding ABC transporter permease: protein MFAITLEAFRLMPRRPVPWRDFIRQSWFIASVSMFPAVLVSIAFGATIALQVGNVARQLGAESQTGAAMVLAVVREAAPIVAALLISGAGGSAMCADIGSRKIRDEISAMEVLAVNPIKTLVVPRIWAAVFVAMLLDGFVSVAGIAGGYFFNVIIQGGTPGAYLASFSLLAQTADLIVAIGKAGIFGLIAAMVACYFGFYAKGGPKGVGDAVNRSVVVTFMLIFFVNFILTALYFAIVPQKFG from the coding sequence ATGTTCGCCATCACGCTCGAGGCCTTCCGGCTCATGCCGCGGCGGCCCGTCCCGTGGCGAGACTTCATCCGGCAGTCGTGGTTCATCGCCAGCGTCTCGATGTTCCCCGCGGTCCTGGTGTCGATCGCCTTCGGCGCGACCATCGCCCTGCAGGTGGGCAACGTCGCACGCCAGCTGGGTGCCGAGTCGCAGACTGGAGCGGCGATGGTGCTGGCCGTCGTGCGGGAGGCGGCCCCGATCGTTGCGGCGCTGCTGATCTCGGGGGCCGGGGGATCCGCGATGTGCGCCGACATCGGCAGCCGCAAGATCCGCGACGAGATCAGCGCCATGGAGGTGCTGGCGGTCAACCCGATCAAGACTCTGGTCGTCCCCCGCATCTGGGCCGCGGTGTTCGTGGCGATGCTCCTGGACGGTTTCGTCTCCGTGGCAGGGATCGCGGGCGGCTACTTCTTCAACGTGATCATCCAAGGAGGTACGCCCGGTGCGTATCTCGCCTCGTTCTCGTTGCTGGCGCAGACCGCCGACCTGATCGTGGCCATCGGGAAAGCAGGGATCTTCGGCCTGATCGCCGCCATGGTCGCCTGTTACTTCGGCTTCTATGCCAAGGGGGGGCCGAAGGGCGTCGGAGATGCGGTGAACCGCTCGGTGGTCGTGACCTTCATGCTGATCTTCTTCGTGAACTTCATCCTCACCGCGCTGTATTTCGCGATCGTTCCCCAGAAGTTCGGTTAA
- a CDS encoding ABC transporter permease: MAQATLRRTFGAPGRVATRGVDGLANIGEQLSFMAKSLFDVIPAVRHSGEVARLISEITLGAGALIVGAGTAGVIFFMAFFTGTQVGLEGFKGLQLIGAEAFTGFVSAFANTREITPLIAGVTLAAQVGAGFTAELGAMRVNEEIDALETMAVKPVPYLISTRIIAALVAITPLYLISLFASYIATELVVTKLLGLSGGTYAHYFGLFLPAVDVFYSLIKAVVFAIAVALIHCYYGFNATGGPAGVGIAVGKAIRASIVVVNLLNLMMSAFMWGVTDTVRIAG, encoded by the coding sequence ATGGCACAGGCAACGCTTCGCAGGACCTTCGGCGCACCCGGGCGCGTAGCCACCCGCGGCGTGGACGGCCTCGCGAACATCGGCGAACAGCTGAGCTTCATGGCGAAGTCCCTGTTCGACGTGATCCCCGCAGTCCGCCACAGCGGTGAGGTGGCGCGTCTGATCTCGGAGATCACGCTGGGTGCAGGCGCGCTGATCGTCGGCGCCGGCACCGCGGGCGTCATCTTCTTCATGGCTTTCTTCACCGGCACCCAGGTCGGGCTCGAGGGCTTCAAGGGCCTGCAGCTGATCGGGGCCGAGGCCTTCACCGGCTTCGTCTCGGCCTTCGCGAACACCAGAGAGATCACACCTCTGATCGCCGGTGTGACGTTGGCCGCCCAGGTGGGGGCCGGCTTCACGGCAGAGCTGGGCGCCATGCGCGTGAACGAAGAGATCGATGCGCTGGAGACGATGGCGGTGAAGCCCGTGCCGTACCTCATCTCGACACGGATCATCGCGGCCCTCGTCGCAATCACACCTCTTTATCTGATCTCGCTGTTCGCGTCCTACATAGCAACAGAGCTCGTGGTTACCAAGTTGCTCGGTCTGTCCGGCGGAACATACGCGCACTACTTCGGGTTGTTCCTGCCTGCTGTCGATGTCTTTTATTCGTTGATCAAGGCGGTCGTGTTCGCGATAGCGGTCGCGCTCATCCACTGCTACTACGGGTTCAACGCGACGGGCGGACCGGCCGGAGTGGGCATCGCCGTGGGCAAGGCGATCCGGGCGTCCATCGTCGTTGTGAACCTTCTGAACCTGATGATGTCCGCCTTCATGTGGGGGGTTACGGACACCGTCCGCATCGCTGGTTAA
- a CDS encoding MCE family protein, translating into MVALTGMVLTGAVKSDVVAATASFENCGQGLREGGDVKLRGVLVGKISAIRLIEGDCKVTLDLNPNQVDQIPENVGAQVRAKTVFGEKWVELLFPDEPADARIASGDEIPKDRTIDPLEVETILNVALPLLDAIDPEHLAGALEALASGFVGHEEAAIRGINEGIEALRPLNDNRERLESGIDALASSSEVLADVDEDLLEALDNLDDVNRFTVEQEALIEENFEKAPRLLGELSNLFDTHFTDFTRIVDRGATVVGVLAARSEDLDRLLSVLPRFNSAWIRNIDHTCRYRQATDEPGKSVGDVVPGRCWRVHNLLTETRGAYEEGEEPGPDRAAAPSDLEDVLFAPAARGRS; encoded by the coding sequence ATGGTCGCGCTCACCGGGATGGTGCTGACGGGCGCGGTCAAAAGCGACGTCGTGGCCGCGACCGCGAGCTTCGAGAACTGCGGCCAGGGTCTCCGCGAGGGCGGCGACGTGAAGCTGCGCGGCGTCCTCGTCGGCAAGATCTCCGCGATCCGGTTGATCGAAGGTGACTGCAAGGTCACGCTCGACCTGAACCCCAACCAGGTCGACCAGATCCCCGAAAATGTCGGTGCACAGGTGCGGGCAAAGACGGTCTTCGGCGAGAAGTGGGTGGAGCTGCTGTTCCCCGACGAGCCCGCCGACGCCCGGATCGCGAGCGGCGATGAGATCCCGAAGGACCGGACGATCGACCCGCTCGAGGTCGAGACGATCCTGAACGTGGCCCTGCCGCTGCTCGACGCGATCGACCCCGAGCACCTGGCCGGCGCGCTCGAAGCGCTGGCAAGTGGATTCGTAGGCCACGAAGAAGCCGCGATCCGCGGGATCAACGAGGGCATCGAGGCGCTGAGGCCGCTCAACGACAACCGCGAACGCCTGGAGTCCGGGATCGACGCGCTGGCAAGCTCATCCGAGGTGCTCGCCGACGTCGACGAGGACCTGCTCGAGGCGCTCGACAACCTGGACGACGTGAACCGCTTCACCGTCGAGCAGGAGGCGCTGATCGAGGAGAACTTCGAGAAGGCGCCGCGTCTCCTGGGCGAGCTGTCCAACCTGTTCGACACGCACTTCACGGACTTCACCCGCATCGTCGACCGCGGCGCCACTGTTGTCGGCGTGCTCGCGGCGCGATCGGAGGACCTCGACCGGCTGCTGAGCGTCCTGCCGCGCTTCAACTCCGCCTGGATCCGCAACATCGACCACACCTGCCGCTATCGCCAGGCGACCGACGAGCCGGGGAAGAGCGTGGGTGACGTTGTGCCCGGACGATGCTGGCGCGTCCACAACCTGCTGACCGAGACCAGGGGCGCCTACGAAGAGGGAGAGGAGCCGGGACCGGACCGAGCGGCCGCTCCGAGCGACCTAGAAGACGTTCTGTTCGCGCCGGCCGCGAGGGGCAGGTCGTGA